One genomic window of Arvicola amphibius chromosome 4, mArvAmp1.2, whole genome shotgun sequence includes the following:
- the LOC119812930 gene encoding LOW QUALITY PROTEIN: KAT8 regulatory NSL complex subunit 2-like (The sequence of the model RefSeq protein was modified relative to this genomic sequence to represent the inferred CDS: deleted 1 base in 1 codon) — protein MNRIRIHVLPTNRGRITPVPRSQEPLSYSFTHRPCSQPRLEGQEFCIKHILEDKNAPFKQCSYISTKNGKRCPSASPKPEKKDGVSFCAEHARRNALALHAQMKKNNPGPMGETLLCQLSSYAKTELGSQSPESSRSEASRILDEDSWSDGDQEPITVDQTWRGDPDSEADSIDSDQEDPLKQAGVYTAEEVALIMREKLVRLQSLYIDQFKRLQHLLKEKKRRYLHNRKVEHEALGSSLLTGPEGLLAKERENLKRLKCLRRYRQRYGVEALLHRQLKERRMLATDGAAQQAHTTRSSQRCLAFVDDVRCSNQSLPMTRHCLTHICQDTNQVLFKCCQGSEEVPCNKAVPVSLSEDPCCPLHFQLPPQMYKPEQVLSVPDDLEAGPMDLYLSAAELQPTESLPLEFSDDLDVVGDGMPCPPSPLLFDPSLTLEDHSVKEIAGGPGQMQVSGDGSRSQGPRNLEKACASFPQRGLATANGKPEPTSIS, from the exons ATGAACAGGATTCGGATTCACGTCTTGCCAACGAATAGGGGGAGGATCACCCCAGTGCCCAGATCC CAGGAGCCCCTTTCTTATTCATTTACTCACCGCCCATGCTCTCAGCCGCGTCTGGAGGGGCAGGAGTTTTGCATTAAGCATATTCTCGAAGACAAGAATGCACCCTTCAAACAATGTAGTTACATATCAACGAAGAATGGAAAACGGTGTCCCAGTGCTTCCCCAAAGCCCGAGAAGAAAGATGGGGTGTCTTTCTGTGCTGAACATGCTCGAAGGAATGCTCTAGCACTTCATGCTCAAATGAAGAAGAATAATCCAGGCCCTATGGGTGAAACCCTCTTGTGCCAGTTGAGCTCATACGCTAAAACAGAGCTGGGCTCTCAGTCCCCAGAGAGCAGTCGAAGCGAAGCCAGCAGAATACTGGATGAAGACAGCTGGAGTGATGGGGATCAGGAACCCATTACTGTGGATCAGACATGGAGAGGTGACCCTGACAGTGAGGCTGATAGCATAGACAGTGATCAAGAAGATCCCCTAAAACAGGCTGGTGTCTACACAGCTGAAGAAGTGGCTCTTATTATGAGAGAAAAGCTAGTTCGTTTGCAGTCTTTGTACATTGATCAGTTTAAACGACTACAACACTTACTCAAAGAGAAGAAGCGCCGTTACTTACACAACCGAAAAGTGGAACATGAAGCTTTAGGTAGTAGTCTCCTGACTGGCCCAGAGGGACTTTTagccaaagaaagagagaatttaaAGCGACTAAAATGTCTTAGGCGATATCGTCAACGCTATGGAGTAGAAGCCTTACTACATAGACAGCTGAAGGAACGCAGAATGCTGGCCACAGATGGGGCTGCTCAACAGGCTCACACCACTCGTTCCAGTCAGAGGTGCTTAGCCTTTGTGGATGATGTTCGTTGCTCAAATCAGTCTCTTCCGATGACCAGACACTGCCTTACCCATATTTGCCAGGATACAAATCAGGTTCTCTTCAAATGCTGCCAGGGATCTGAAGAGGTACCCTGCAACAAAGCAGTTCCTGTAAGCCTCTCTGAGGATCCCTGCTGTCCACTGCATTTCCAGTTGCCTCCTCAGATGTATAAGCCCGAGCAGGTACTGTCTGTGCCAGACGATCTGGAAGCCGGCCCCATGGATCTGTACTTGAGTGCTGCCGAGCTTCAGCCCACTGAGAGTTTACCACTGGAGTTCAGTGATGACTTGGACGTGGTGGGTGATGGAATGCCGTGCCCTCCTTCACCCTTACTTTTTGATCCTTCACTAACTCTAGAAGATCATTCCGTCAAAGAAATTGCTGGAGGCCCAGGCCAGATGCAGGTGTCTGGAGATGGGTCCAGATCCCAAGGACCTCGAAATTTAGAGAAAGCCTGTGCATCATTCCCCCAGCGTGGATTGGCGACTGCAAATGGAAAGCCAGAGCCCACTTCTATCAGTTGA